From a single Oncorhynchus tshawytscha isolate Ot180627B linkage group LG33, Otsh_v2.0, whole genome shotgun sequence genomic region:
- the LOC112214273 gene encoding condensin-2 complex subunit H2, whose product MVMDTVETRFAHLLQPIRELTKNWDIDVASELADYLEELDEMCISFDGGKTTLNFAEAALLIQGSACIYSKKVEHLYNLVYQTLDYINDRNKKKDKQALTSGEDGTDGASSNNANDDGGLMFPQFDSLDQDTTDVSLQSEMKNEANTNVDVAPLPPESLIPPEAFEKQKLLLVSLKGEVLGSCKDFKMNTFTPDSLGIIRLFLASSQSHFLRDALSDAPLVPVTLFGHQDDAEFAAGDAVAGVTGDDGGDAGADNFLPLEDNGMEMDHGPEEHIDRHQAPSERRVLREREGVQQLSEEEQKKQRMEEERAQMANMWRLHDLYDTVGEDKPLKTGKCYKVPPGLDDSGKRKRKGPAALQDFWTWYTGTYDPPEPRLKNGPTYTDLNYIYMSKMKDKLKTRKRILRNTGVFVSDEELRRTYLQLDERVEREEELEGLRHHDPLGLHDDLSDNEHDPLTDEAPADFLNGQAFIPGTGMDGLSYEDLVKKSVEQFLVNSQGYAQETALSKRVKEWEDKIRPELTYQEERATFDIHDYGDRIVAALCSVGQRRTFASVVHGMDNFEACKYMLASLQLANDYTVEVDRSEGLEESIDSMGLTLLSKHRANQRFKKAPASTSDPNHPDPFISST is encoded by the exons ATGGTCATGGACACAGTGGAGACTCGATTCGCCCATTTGTTGCAGCCTATCCGGGAGCTCACGAAAAACTGGGACATTGATGTGGCCTCGGAGTTGGCAGATTATCTAGAGGAG TTGGATGAGATGTGCATCTCGTTCGATGGGGGCAAAACCACTCTGAACTTTGCAGAGGCAGCGCTGCTCATCCAAGGCTCAGCCTGCATTTACAGCAAGAAG GTGGAGCATTTGTACAACCTGGTGTACCAAACTCTGGACTACATCAATGACAGAAACAAGAA GAAAGATAAACAAGCATTGACTTCTGGAGAGGATGGCACGGATGGGGCCTCATCCAACAATGCTAATGATGATGGCGGG TTGATGTTCCCCCAGTTTGACTCCTTAGACCAGGATACAACAGATGTCTCCCTGCAGTCAGAGATGAAGAATGAGGCCAACACG AATGTGGACGTGGCCCCTCTTCCCCCTGAGTCTCTGATTCCTCCCGAGGCATTTGAGAAACAGAAGCTGCTTCTCGTCAG TCTGAAAGGAGAGGTGCTGGGCAGCTGTAAGGACTTTAAGATGAACACGTTCACTCCGGACTCCCTGGGTATCATCCGCCTCTTCCTGGCCTCCTCTCAGTCCCACTTCCTCAGGGATGCCCTCTCTGACGCACCCCTGGTCCCCGTCACCCTGTTCGGGCACCAAG ATGACGCAGAGTTTGCAGCAGGGGATGCCGTGGCGGGCGTTACCGGGGACGATGGTGGTGATGCCGGTGCGGACAACTTTCTGCCCCTGGAGGACAACGGGATGGAGATGGACCATGGACCTGAGGAACATATTGACAGACACCAG GCCCCCAGTGAAAGGAGGGTgttgagggagagggaaggagtccAGCAGCTCTCTGAGGAGGAGCAGAAGAaacagaggatggaggaggagagggctcaGATG GCAAACATGTGGAGGTTACATGACCTTTACGATACAGTCGGCGAGGACAAGCCTCTGAAAACAG GAAAATGTTATAAGGTTCCTCCGGGTCTTGATGATTCTGGGAAGCGGAAAAGGAAAGGCCCCGCTGCGCTGCAAGACTTCTGGACCTGGTACACTGGCACCT ATGACCCCCCTGAACCCAGGCTAAAGAATGGACCTACGTATACGG ACTTGAACTACATCTATATGAGTAAAATGAAAGACAAGCTGAAGACCCGGAAAAGGATTCTTAGAAACACG ggtgtgtttgtgtctgacgAGGAGCTGAGAAGGACGTACCTGCAGCTGGacgagagagtagagagggaggaggagttagAGGGCCTCAGACACCACGACCCCCTAGGCCTGCACGATGACCTCTCTGACAACGAACATGACCCTTTGACTGATGAAGCCCCGGCTGACTTCCTGAATGGACAGGCTTTCATACCTG GGACAGGCATGGACGGGCTGAGTTACGAAGACCTGGTGAAGAAGAGTGTG GAGCAGTTCTTGGTGAACTCCCAGGGTTATGCCCAGGAGACGGCGCTGTCGAAAAGAGTGAAGGAATGGGAGGACAAAATACGACCGGAGCTCACCTATCAG GAGGAGCGTGCTACCTTTGACATCCATGACTATGGGGACAGGATCGTAGCCGCGTTGTGCAGTGTGGGCCAGAGGAGGACCTTCGCCTCTGTAGTCCACGGCATGGATAACTTTGAGGCCTGCAAGTACATGCTGGCTTCCCttcaactg gcCAACGATTACACAGTGGAGGTGGACAGGAGTGAGGGTCTTGAGGAAAGCATCGACAGCATGGGACTCACTCTGCTCAGCAAACACCGGGCCAACCAACGATTCAAGAAAGCCCCCGCATCAACCTCCGACCCAAATCACCCAGACCCATTCATCTCCTCAACCTGA
- the LOC112214274 gene encoding protein SCO2 homolog, mitochondrial, with product MLCLERRMLGLVGFIGGDLHATFGRLLRCTVRSSAVQQTSGSTHHPQRVWLSSQAPLCGHHTPKHRTGPYGPFTHPQQTLGSSRGLLSLPLFTQRVTLSQGPNTSTAKIRLRTRLVVTLLFGGGLLGTWWYVRNEKRQNHRMQRIEQLKKVALGQGDFSLLDHRGHRRTKRDFLGSWVLLYFGFTHCPDICPEELDKVSAVVSALDKDQSLPAVQPLFVTVDPERDNVAALERYVKDFHPRLIGLTGTPDEVKVAGKDYRVYASPGPKDEDGDYIVDHTILIYLVNPDGLFLDYYNRMKDDVQIAESVRNHMKSYVKLSE from the coding sequence ATGCTGTGTCTGGAGAGAAGGATGCTGGGACTTGTAGGCTTCATAGGGGGTGACCTCCATGCTACGTTTGGGAGACTCCTGAGATGCACCGTGAGGTCTTCAGCAGTCCAACAGACTTCTGGctccacacaccacccccagaGGGTGTGGCTCTCCTCACAGGCACCACTCTGTGGACACCATACCCCTAAACATAGGACAGGCCCGTATGGGCCTTTTACACACCCGCAGCAGACACTGGGGAGTTCCCGtggccttctctccctcccccttttcacCCAGAGGGTCACCCTCTCCCAGGGACCCAACACCTCCACAGCGAAGATCAGGTTGCGAACGCGTCTGGTAGTCACCTTGCTGTTCGGCGGGGGTCTGCTTGGCACCTGGTGGTACGTGCGAAACGAGAAGCGGCAAAATCACCGAATGCAGCGTATAGAGCAGTTGAAAAAGGTGGCCCTGGGCCAGGGAGACTTCAGCCTCCTCGACCACAGGGGGCACCGCAGGACCAAGAGAGACTTCCTGGGTAGCTGGGTGCTCCTCTACTTTGGCTTCACCCACTGCCCTGACATCTGCCCCGAAGAGCTGGATAAGGTATCTGCTGTGGTCAGCGCCCTGGACAAGGACCAGTCTCTCCCCGCGGTCCAACCACTGTTTGTGACGGTCGACCCGGAACGAGACAACGTGGCAGCCCTGGAGAGGTACGTGAAGGACTTCCACCCCCGGCTGATCGGCCTGACGGGTACCCCAGATGAGGTGAAGGTGGCGGGGAAGGACTACAGGGTGTACGCCAGCCCTGGACCTAAGGATGAGGATGGGgactatatagtggaccacaccATCCTCATCTACCTGGTCAACCCAGATGGGCTGTTCCTGGACTATTACAACAGGATGAAGGACGACGTGCAGATTGCTGAGAGCGTCAGAAACCATATGAAGAGCTACGTCAAACTCTCTGAGTGA
- the socs2 gene encoding suppressor of cytokine signaling 2, with the protein MTCHSPESTETIENERRTDTESRVVDSDETRIGQAMKDLKNTGWYWGSLTANEAKEILQDASEGTFLVRDSSQRDYLFTISAMTSAGPTNLRIEYKEGKFKLDSVVLIKPKLKQFDSVVHLVEHYVQLSRTTSKGASQSLARPNGTVQLLLTKPVYTATPSLQHLSRIAINNATRQVQELPLPNRLKNYLTDYSYNV; encoded by the exons ATGACCTGCCACTCACCCGAATCCACCGAGACCATCGAAAATGAGAGAAGAACGGATACCGAGTCGCGAGTTGTAGACTCCGATGAGACTCGCATCGGTCAAGCCATGAAAGACCTTAAAAATACAG gctggtactggggcagCCTGACCGCCAACGAAGCCAAAGAGATTCTCCAGGATGCATCAGAGGGCACCTTCCTGGTGCGAGACAGCTCCCAGAGGGACTACCTGTTCACCATCTCTGCCATGACCTCCGCCGGCCCAACTAACTTGCGCATCGAGTACAAGGAGGGGAAGTTTAAACTAGACTCGGTGGTGCTGATCAAGCCCAAGCTCAAGCAGTTTGACAGTGTGGTGCACCTGGTGGAACACTACGTGCAGCTGTCCAGGACTACCAGTAAAGGTGCGTCGCAGTCCCTGGCCCGACCCAACGGCACGGTTCAGCTGCTACTGACTAAGCCTGTGTACACTGCCACGCCCTCTCTACAGCACCTGTCCCGGATCGCCATCAACAACGCCACCAGGCAGGTGCAGGAGCTGCCTTTACCCAACAGGCTAAAGAACTACCTGACGGACTACAGCTACAATGTATAG